The Lycium ferocissimum isolate CSIRO_LF1 chromosome 10, AGI_CSIRO_Lferr_CH_V1, whole genome shotgun sequence genome window below encodes:
- the LOC132033434 gene encoding agamous-like MADS-box protein AGL104 isoform X1 — protein MGRVKLQIKKIENTTNRQVTFSKRRNGLIKKAYELSVLCDVDVALIMFSPSGRVSTFSGNKSIEDIMARYVNLPEHDRGRLHNQEHLQRAIAKLKCETERTYQAPSSPASVDSQIEEFQQEIIRYKTQQEDLERRLRMYEGDFCEITTVCEAQYREEILQETLKQVQARKFYFSQQVLEENYNSPQAQTTTQSQMDFPAQNVNMVNNVATSDSIANTASTFMDWVSHSQRDPHVQILNFLGSNGLLPFRDEADQHMDNMLPPSLNQLHTPNVPAVTNHLSPNSQFDQNDPPRPTSFDGIIDVNNAPWPPLYPTGEDPFPVSQPRERALLELFLSQLTPVNQDHL, from the exons ATGGGGAGAGTTAAgcttcaaatcaagaaaatagagAATACAACAAATAGGCAAGTCACTTTCtccaagagaaggaatggtcTTATAAAGAAAGCATATGAACTTTCTGTCCTTTGTGATGTTGATGTTGCCCTCATCATGTTCTCTCCTTCTGGTCGAGTTAGTACTTTCTCTGGAAATAAAAG CATTGAAGATATTATGGCACGTTATGTGAATCTCCCGGAGCATGATCGAGGACG GCTACATAACCAAGAG CATCTCCAAAGGGCTATTGCTAAGCTAAAATGTGAAACAGAACGAACTTATCAAGCTCCCAG CAGCCCAGCAAGCGTTGATTCTCAAATAGAG GAATTTCAACAAGAAATTATTAGATACAAGACTCAACAGGAAGACCTGGAAAGGCGACTTAG AATGTATGAAGGCgatttttgtgaaattaccacaGTATGTGAGGCACAATATAGAGAAGAAATACTCCAAGAGACACTGAAGCAAGTCCAAGCTCGAAAA TTCTACTTTTCACAGCAAGTATTGGAGGAAAATTATAACTCTCCCCAAGCACAAACCACTACACAGTCACAG ATGGATTTTCCAGCACAGAATGTGAACATGGTGAATAATGTGGCAACAAGTGATTCAATTGCAAATACTGCTAGTACATTCATGGATTGGGTTTCACACTCACAGAGAGATCCTCATGTCCAAATTCTCAATTTTCTTGGTTCCAATGGGCTTCTTCCCTTCAG AGATGAAGCTGATCAACACATGGACAACATGTTACCACCATCTTTAAATCAACTTCACACTCCCAATGTTCCTGCAGTGACAAATCATCTGAGTCCAAATAGTCAATTTGATCAAAATGATCCCCCACGTCCAACATCGTTTGATGGCATCATTGATGTCAATAATGCCCCGTGGCCACCGTTATATCCAACAG GTGAAGATCCATTTCCAGTGTCACAACCCAGAGAACGAGCACTCCTTGAACTCTTCTTGTCTCAACTCACTCCGGTTAACCAAGATCACCTATGA
- the LOC132033434 gene encoding agamous-like MADS-box protein AGL104 isoform X4 yields MGRVKLQIKKIENTTNRQVTFSKRRNGLIKKAYELSVLCDVDVALIMFSPSGRVSTFSGNKSIEDIMARYVNLPEHDRGRLHNQEHLQRAIAKLKCETERTYQAPSPASVDSQIEEFQQEIIRYKTQQEDLERRLRMYEGDFCEITTVCEAQYREEILQETLKQVQARKQVLEENYNSPQAQTTTQSQMDFPAQNVNMVNNVATSDSIANTASTFMDWVSHSQRDPHVQILNFLGSNGLLPFRDEADQHMDNMLPPSLNQLHTPNVPAVTNHLSPNSQFDQNDPPRPTSFDGIIDVNNAPWPPLYPTGEDPFPVSQPRERALLELFLSQLTPVNQDHL; encoded by the exons ATGGGGAGAGTTAAgcttcaaatcaagaaaatagagAATACAACAAATAGGCAAGTCACTTTCtccaagagaaggaatggtcTTATAAAGAAAGCATATGAACTTTCTGTCCTTTGTGATGTTGATGTTGCCCTCATCATGTTCTCTCCTTCTGGTCGAGTTAGTACTTTCTCTGGAAATAAAAG CATTGAAGATATTATGGCACGTTATGTGAATCTCCCGGAGCATGATCGAGGACG GCTACATAACCAAGAG CATCTCCAAAGGGCTATTGCTAAGCTAAAATGTGAAACAGAACGAACTTATCAAGCTCCCAG CCCAGCAAGCGTTGATTCTCAAATAGAG GAATTTCAACAAGAAATTATTAGATACAAGACTCAACAGGAAGACCTGGAAAGGCGACTTAG AATGTATGAAGGCgatttttgtgaaattaccacaGTATGTGAGGCACAATATAGAGAAGAAATACTCCAAGAGACACTGAAGCAAGTCCAAGCTCGAAAA CAAGTATTGGAGGAAAATTATAACTCTCCCCAAGCACAAACCACTACACAGTCACAG ATGGATTTTCCAGCACAGAATGTGAACATGGTGAATAATGTGGCAACAAGTGATTCAATTGCAAATACTGCTAGTACATTCATGGATTGGGTTTCACACTCACAGAGAGATCCTCATGTCCAAATTCTCAATTTTCTTGGTTCCAATGGGCTTCTTCCCTTCAG AGATGAAGCTGATCAACACATGGACAACATGTTACCACCATCTTTAAATCAACTTCACACTCCCAATGTTCCTGCAGTGACAAATCATCTGAGTCCAAATAGTCAATTTGATCAAAATGATCCCCCACGTCCAACATCGTTTGATGGCATCATTGATGTCAATAATGCCCCGTGGCCACCGTTATATCCAACAG GTGAAGATCCATTTCCAGTGTCACAACCCAGAGAACGAGCACTCCTTGAACTCTTCTTGTCTCAACTCACTCCGGTTAACCAAGATCACCTATGA
- the LOC132033434 gene encoding agamous-like MADS-box protein AGL104 isoform X2, translated as MGRVKLQIKKIENTTNRQVTFSKRRNGLIKKAYELSVLCDVDVALIMFSPSGRVSTFSGNKSIEDIMARYVNLPEHDRGRLHNQEHLQRAIAKLKCETERTYQAPSPASVDSQIEEFQQEIIRYKTQQEDLERRLRMYEGDFCEITTVCEAQYREEILQETLKQVQARKFYFSQQVLEENYNSPQAQTTTQSQMDFPAQNVNMVNNVATSDSIANTASTFMDWVSHSQRDPHVQILNFLGSNGLLPFRDEADQHMDNMLPPSLNQLHTPNVPAVTNHLSPNSQFDQNDPPRPTSFDGIIDVNNAPWPPLYPTGEDPFPVSQPRERALLELFLSQLTPVNQDHL; from the exons ATGGGGAGAGTTAAgcttcaaatcaagaaaatagagAATACAACAAATAGGCAAGTCACTTTCtccaagagaaggaatggtcTTATAAAGAAAGCATATGAACTTTCTGTCCTTTGTGATGTTGATGTTGCCCTCATCATGTTCTCTCCTTCTGGTCGAGTTAGTACTTTCTCTGGAAATAAAAG CATTGAAGATATTATGGCACGTTATGTGAATCTCCCGGAGCATGATCGAGGACG GCTACATAACCAAGAG CATCTCCAAAGGGCTATTGCTAAGCTAAAATGTGAAACAGAACGAACTTATCAAGCTCCCAG CCCAGCAAGCGTTGATTCTCAAATAGAG GAATTTCAACAAGAAATTATTAGATACAAGACTCAACAGGAAGACCTGGAAAGGCGACTTAG AATGTATGAAGGCgatttttgtgaaattaccacaGTATGTGAGGCACAATATAGAGAAGAAATACTCCAAGAGACACTGAAGCAAGTCCAAGCTCGAAAA TTCTACTTTTCACAGCAAGTATTGGAGGAAAATTATAACTCTCCCCAAGCACAAACCACTACACAGTCACAG ATGGATTTTCCAGCACAGAATGTGAACATGGTGAATAATGTGGCAACAAGTGATTCAATTGCAAATACTGCTAGTACATTCATGGATTGGGTTTCACACTCACAGAGAGATCCTCATGTCCAAATTCTCAATTTTCTTGGTTCCAATGGGCTTCTTCCCTTCAG AGATGAAGCTGATCAACACATGGACAACATGTTACCACCATCTTTAAATCAACTTCACACTCCCAATGTTCCTGCAGTGACAAATCATCTGAGTCCAAATAGTCAATTTGATCAAAATGATCCCCCACGTCCAACATCGTTTGATGGCATCATTGATGTCAATAATGCCCCGTGGCCACCGTTATATCCAACAG GTGAAGATCCATTTCCAGTGTCACAACCCAGAGAACGAGCACTCCTTGAACTCTTCTTGTCTCAACTCACTCCGGTTAACCAAGATCACCTATGA
- the LOC132035335 gene encoding putative cyclin-A3-1, whose protein sequence is MADNKENCNSGRVTRLAKKRAAEAMALKQQRPNKKRVVLGEIQNLTNVGVKKQSKRKVKRAVAVEEVNLNDDDPQMCKAYVSDIYDYLRKMEIEEKRRPLPDYLETVQKDVSANMRGILVDWLVEVSEEYKLLSDTLYLTVSYLDRFLSMNVISRQKLQLLGVSSMLIAAKYEEISPPHVEDFCYITDNTYTKEEVVKMEAHVLKSLKFEMGNPTVKTFLRRFTGVAQVDYKSPNLQLEFLGYYLAELSMLDYSCVKFLPSLVAASVIYLSRFTLRPNEHPWSLALKQYSGYKASDLKECVLILHDLQLSRRGGSLVAVRDKYKQHKFKCASMLTSPVEIPASFF, encoded by the exons ATGGCTGATAATAAAGAAAATTGCAACAGTGGTAGAGTTACAAGATTAGCCAAAAAAAGGGCAGCAGAGGCAATGGCTTTAAAACAACAAAGGCCGAATAAGAAGAGAGTTGTTTTGGGTGAGATTCAGAATTTAACTAATGTGGGTGTGAAGAAGCAATCTAAGAGGAAGGTGAAAAGGGCTGTGGCTGTTGAGGAAGTGAATTTAAATGATGATGACCCTCAGATGTGTAAAGCTTATGTTTCTGATATTTACGATTATCTTCGTAAAATGGAG ATTGAAGAAAAGAGGAGACCTTTGCCTGATTACTTAGAGACAGTTCAGAAGGATGTAAGTGCAAATATGAGAGGGATATTGGTGGATTGGCTGGTTGAAGTTTCAGAGGAATACAAGCTACTTTCAGACACCTTATATCTTACTGTCTCCTACCTTGACAGATTTTTATCAATGAATGTAATCAGCAGGCAAAAGCTTCAACTTTTAGGCGTTTCCTCGATGCTCATTGCTGC GAAGTATGAGGAGATTAGTCCACCACATGTTGAAGATTTTTGTTACATTACGGACAATACATATACTAAAGAAGAAGTGGTGAAAATGGAAGCTCATGTGCTAAAATCACTCAAATTTGAGATGGGTAATCCCACAGTGAAAACATTTCTCAGGAGATTTACTGGGGTTGCTCAAGTAGACTATAAAAGCCCCAATTTACAGTTGGAGTTTTTGGGATATTACCTAGCTGAGTTAAGTATGTTGGACTATAGCTGTgtgaaattcttaccttctttgGTGGCTGCATCTGTTATATACCTTTCGAGGTTTACATTACGACCTAATGAACATCCTTGGAGTTTGGCTCTTAAACAATACTCGGGATATAAAGCATCGGACTTGAAGGAATGTGTACTTATCCTACACGACTTGCAATTGAGTAGAAGAGGAGGTTCTTTAGTTGCCGTGAGGGACAAATATAAGCAGCATAAG TTCAAATGCGCGTCAATGTTGACCTCTCCTGTGGAAATACCAGCTTCATTCTTTTGA
- the LOC132033434 gene encoding agamous-like MADS-box protein AGL104 isoform X3, producing the protein MGRVKLQIKKIENTTNRQVTFSKRRNGLIKKAYELSVLCDVDVALIMFSPSGRVSTFSGNKSIEDIMARYVNLPEHDRGRLHNQEHLQRAIAKLKCETERTYQAPSSPASVDSQIEEFQQEIIRYKTQQEDLERRLRMYEGDFCEITTVCEAQYREEILQETLKQVQARKQVLEENYNSPQAQTTTQSQMDFPAQNVNMVNNVATSDSIANTASTFMDWVSHSQRDPHVQILNFLGSNGLLPFRDEADQHMDNMLPPSLNQLHTPNVPAVTNHLSPNSQFDQNDPPRPTSFDGIIDVNNAPWPPLYPTGEDPFPVSQPRERALLELFLSQLTPVNQDHL; encoded by the exons ATGGGGAGAGTTAAgcttcaaatcaagaaaatagagAATACAACAAATAGGCAAGTCACTTTCtccaagagaaggaatggtcTTATAAAGAAAGCATATGAACTTTCTGTCCTTTGTGATGTTGATGTTGCCCTCATCATGTTCTCTCCTTCTGGTCGAGTTAGTACTTTCTCTGGAAATAAAAG CATTGAAGATATTATGGCACGTTATGTGAATCTCCCGGAGCATGATCGAGGACG GCTACATAACCAAGAG CATCTCCAAAGGGCTATTGCTAAGCTAAAATGTGAAACAGAACGAACTTATCAAGCTCCCAG CAGCCCAGCAAGCGTTGATTCTCAAATAGAG GAATTTCAACAAGAAATTATTAGATACAAGACTCAACAGGAAGACCTGGAAAGGCGACTTAG AATGTATGAAGGCgatttttgtgaaattaccacaGTATGTGAGGCACAATATAGAGAAGAAATACTCCAAGAGACACTGAAGCAAGTCCAAGCTCGAAAA CAAGTATTGGAGGAAAATTATAACTCTCCCCAAGCACAAACCACTACACAGTCACAG ATGGATTTTCCAGCACAGAATGTGAACATGGTGAATAATGTGGCAACAAGTGATTCAATTGCAAATACTGCTAGTACATTCATGGATTGGGTTTCACACTCACAGAGAGATCCTCATGTCCAAATTCTCAATTTTCTTGGTTCCAATGGGCTTCTTCCCTTCAG AGATGAAGCTGATCAACACATGGACAACATGTTACCACCATCTTTAAATCAACTTCACACTCCCAATGTTCCTGCAGTGACAAATCATCTGAGTCCAAATAGTCAATTTGATCAAAATGATCCCCCACGTCCAACATCGTTTGATGGCATCATTGATGTCAATAATGCCCCGTGGCCACCGTTATATCCAACAG GTGAAGATCCATTTCCAGTGTCACAACCCAGAGAACGAGCACTCCTTGAACTCTTCTTGTCTCAACTCACTCCGGTTAACCAAGATCACCTATGA
- the LOC132033435 gene encoding uncharacterized protein LOC132033435 yields the protein MAICNCFCGPVGRSRKDKGDKRVPRTADEPVLVESSVKSTAITDDSKSSSFVVPLPFGGSSKVMNHESPVKGDTEEVAYEGEDEHDESLSMKRDNSDFDLQARGDQSFNEEINRNCSFESEMNHQDHNKSEEIVKSGHISDPGFGKVESWASPRLQRSCSDLAMRDMLTKFSEQLSLSKSKSFDEMQRLAEKMTLGSPTNSVLTHRSADKVMLKKHSSTQLLPSRSRKLWWKLFLWSHRNLQGTGTIQQLAIKTALNQQGGYCSDTLELGKGMDSSNLGSPGSFTGESLNKGRRDKGKEVLDDFQGGVSGFWPQNQWVAFPEESSRFMRINEWVNELPSHPPCLIDEHDHVEDEVDASKSPARSLSLISPHPNINVPEEVAHANAVIRSLNSSSTVAHIAGTGLKVIPAMSHLSSLRSVNLSGNFIVQITPGSLPKGLHVLNLSRNKIHTIEGLRELTRLRVLDLSYNRISRIGQGLSNCTLIKELYLAGNKISDIEGLHRLLKLTVLDLSFNKITTTKALGQLVANYNSLLALNLLGNPIQINISDDQLRKAVRSLLPQLAFLNKQPINSQKAREVGTEAVAKAALGNSTRGTHRRATRKVSTGASSSSSVYRSSASVAQKSRHRLRSRAQHQSSKAK from the exons ATGGCAATTTGCAACTGCTTTTGTGGTCCAGTAGGGAGAAGCAGGAAAGATAAG GGAGATAAGAGAGTTCCAAGAACTGCTGATGAGCCTGTACTAGTTGAAAGTTCTGTAAAATCTACTGCTATAACAGATGACTCAAAATCGTCTTCCTTTGTTGTTCCTTTACCTTTTGGGGGTTCTAGCAAGGTAATGAATCATGAAAGTCCTGTTAAGGGAGATACAGAAGAGGTGGCTTATGAAGGAGAAGATGAGCATGATGAAAGCTTGTCCATGAAGAGGGACAACTCTGATTTTGATCTGCAAGCACGCGGTGATCAATCATTCAACGAAGAGATTAATCGTAATTGCTCATTTGAAAGTGAAATGAATCACCAGGATCATAACAAATCTGAGGAGATTGTGAAAAGTGGGCACATTAGTGATCCAGGATTTGGTAAAGTAGAATCTTGGGCTTCGCCAAGGCTTCAGCGATCATGCTCCGATTTAGCGATGAGGGATATGCTCACTAAATTCAGTGAGCAGTTATCACTCTCTAAGTCTAAATCTTTTGATGAGATGCAGAGATTAGCTGAGAAAATGACTTTAGGAAGTCCAACTAATTCTGTGTTGACGCATCGTAGTGCTGACAAAGTTATGTTGAAGAAGCATTCTTCAACCCAACTCCTACCATCCAGAAGTCGGAAACTGTGGTGGAAACTATTTCTATGGAGCCATAGGAACCTACAAGGAACAGGTACTATCCAACAACTAGCAATCAAGACGGCTCTAAACCAGCAGGGCGGGTACTGCTCGGATACACTAGAACTAGGGAAAGGCATGGACTCGAGCAACTTGGGATCTCCTGGTTCGTTCACGGGAGAATCCTTGAACAAAGGGCGCCGTGATAAAGGCAAGGAGGTTTTGGATGACTTCCAAGGAGGAGTAAGTGGGTTTTGGCCACAAAATCAGTGGGTTGCTTTCCCCGAAGAATCCTCTAGGTTTATGAGAATCAATGAATGGGTGAATGAACTTCCTAGTCATCCACCATGCTTAATTGATGAGCATGATCATGTTGAAGATGAGGTTGATGCTAGTAAATCACCAGCAAGAAGCTTATCTCTCATCAGTCCACATCCGAATATAAATGTCCCGGAAGAGGTTGCACATGCTAACGCAGTCATCCGTTCTCTCAATTCTTCCTCAACGGTTGCTCACATCGCAGGCACTGGTCTGAAAGTTATCCCTGCCATGTCGCACTTATCTAGCCTTCGATCTGTCAATTTATCAGGCAACTTCATAG TTCAAATAACTCCAGGATCACTACCAAAGGGTCTTCATGTTCTCAATTTATCAAGGAACAAGATTCACACAATTGAAGGACTCAGGGAATTGACACGTCTGCGCGTGCTCGACCTAAGTTACAACAGAATCTCTCGAATTGGACAAG GTTTGTCAAATTGTACGCTCATCAAAGAGCTCTACCTGGCCGGTAACAAAATAAGTGATATAGAAGGGCTCCACAGGCTTCTGAAGCTGACTGTTCTAGACTTGAGCTTCAACAAGATAACAACTACTAAAGCGCTTGGTCAGCTAGTGGCAAACTATAACTCTCTGCTGGCTCTGAATCTATTGGGAAATCCAATTCAGATCAATATAAGTGATGACCAACTGCGAAAGGCAGTTCGCAGTCTGCTTCCACAGCTAGCTTTCTTAAACAAACAGCCAATCAACTCACAAAAGGCACGAGAGGTAGGAACAGAAGCAGTTGCAAAAGCAGCATTGGGCAATAGCACTCGGGGCACTCATAGAAGAGCAACCAGGAAAGTTAGCACTGGAGCTTCTTCATCTTCAAGTGTGTATAGGAGCAGCGCCAGTGTTGCGCAAAAGAGCAGGCATAGGCTAAGAAGCCGAGCTCAACATCAGTCTTCCAAGGCAAAGTGA
- the LOC132033437 gene encoding protein WHAT'S THIS FACTOR 1 homolog, chloroplastic-like translates to MTLFHLLWTKSTTISSISKTSISPNFLTSQFRQLSTSFLVTKTPKKFRKKRKKKESPRTKLVQTQPNINPHFENILLRDTHFRFLTKTKEFLSKQPLNVLRLDDAGKLHQQLGFPRGRKVVRSLQQHPKIFEIYRHTDGKMWIGFTDFMEQLLEEESCIMNEMEIDRVNVVRKLLMMSKDKRIALSKIYHNRLLFGIPEDFRDRIRKYEDYFKVVVEGDGKRVVELVNWDPRLAVSALEKEYMVDEDKVKKAFKFPIKHGKALDLDERDERKLNLLYTLPLVSPYSDGSKLDLWTVEAEKFRVGLIHEFLSLTLEKRAYIHNIVEFKEEFCLTKHTYQMLLKQPRTFYLAGTEMNWSVFLKDAYGEDGVLLNKDPQVLFNEKLYRYADMKGIDADNDVYET, encoded by the coding sequence ATGACACTTTTCCATCTCCTTTGGACCAAATCCACCACCATTTCTTCCATTTCCAAAACCTCAATTTCCCCAAATTTCCTCACTTCCCAGTTCAGACAACTTTCCACTTCTTTCCTTGTCACCAAAACCCCTAAAAAATTCCGCAAGAaacgaaagaaaaaagaatcccCACGTACTAAGTTAGTTCAAACTCAACCAAACATCAACCCCCACTTCGAAAACATCCTTTTACGTGACACCCATTTCAGATTTTTAACTAAAACTAAAGAATTCCTATCCAAACAACCCCTTAATGTTCTTCGTCTTGATGATGCTGGAAAACTTCACCAACAACTTGGGTTTCCACGTGGCAGAAAAGTTGTTCGATCCCTTCAACAACACCCGAAAATATTCGAGATTTATAGGCATACTGATGGTAAGATGTGGATTGGTTTCACTGATTTTATGGAACAATTGTTAGAAGAAGAATCTTGTATAATGAATGAAATGGAAATTGATAGAGTTAATGTAGTTAGGAAATTGTTGATGATGTCGAAAGATAAAAGGATTGCTTTGAGTAAAATTTATCATAATAGACTTTTATTTGGTATACCTGAAGATTTTAGGGATAGGATAAGGAAGTACGAGGATTATTTTAAGGTTGTTGTTGAGGGAGATGGGAAAAGGGTAGTTGAGCTTGTGAATTGGGATCCTAGATTGGCGGTTAGCGCGTTGGAAAAGGAGTATATGGTTGATGAGGATAAGGTTAAGAAGGCGTTTAAGTTTCCGATAAAACATGGGAAGGCATTGGATTTGGATGAACGCGATGAAAGGAAGTTGAATTTGTTGTATACGTTGCCATTAGTTTCGCCTTATTCTGATGGGAGCAAGTTGGATTTGTGGACTGTTGAGGCGGAGAAGTTTAGGGTTGGATTGATTCATGAGTTCTTGAGCTTGACGTTGGAGAAGAGAGCTTATATACATAACATTGTGGAGTTTAAGGAGGAGTTTTGTCTTACGAAGCATACTTATCAGATGTTGTTGAAACAGCCTCGGACGTTTTACTTGGCTGGTACGGAAATGAATTGGTCGGTTTTTCTAAAGGATGCTTACGGGGAAGACGGGGTTTTGCTAAATAAGGATCCACAGGTGCTCTTCAATGAGAAACTTTATAGATATGCAGACATGAAAGGTATTGACGCTGACAATGATGTCTATGAGACATGA